In Neovison vison isolate M4711 chromosome 11, ASM_NN_V1, whole genome shotgun sequence, one genomic interval encodes:
- the IL2 gene encoding interleukin-2, with product MYKMQLLSCIVLTLALVANSAPTTSSSAKEAQQQLEQLLLDLQLLLNGVNNYESLKLPRMLTFKFYMPKKATELTHLQCLAEELKLLEEVLYLAQSKNFHLTDIKELMSNINVTLLKLKGSETSFKCEYDDETVTITEFLNKWITFCQSIFSTLT from the exons ATGTACAAAATGCAACTCTTGTCTTGCATCGTACTGACTCTCGCACTCGTCGCAAACAGTGCACCTACTACTTCAAGCTCTGCGAAGGAAGCACAGCAACAGCTGGAGCAATTGCTGCTGGACTTACAGTTGCTCTTGAATGGAGTTAAT AATTATGAGAGCCTCAAACTCCCCAGGATGCTCACGTTTAAATTCTACATGCCCAAGAAG gCCACAGAATTGACTCATCTTCAATGTCTAGCAGAAGAACTCAAACTTTTGGAGGAAGTGCTATATTTAGCTCAAAGCAAAAACTTTCACTTGACAGACATCAAGGAACTAATGAGCAATATCAATGTAACACTTCTGAAACTAAAG ggATCTGAAACAAGTTTCAAATGTGAATATGATGACGAGACAGTAACCATTACAGAATTTCTGAACAAATGGATTACTTTTTGTCAAAGCATCTTCTCAACACTGACTTGA